Proteins encoded by one window of Haematobia irritans isolate KBUSLIRL chromosome 2, ASM5000362v1, whole genome shotgun sequence:
- the LOC142225963 gene encoding putative RNA/DNA demethylase ALKBH6 isoform X1 — MDFSDFIVRKCPSTAMYIPNFITAEEEQRILENIEKTPKPKWTQLLNRRLINYGGVPHPNGMLAEEIPEWLQVYVNKINKLGVFETKKANHVLVNEYKSGQGIMPHTDGPLFSPIIMTISCGSHTVLEFTNREKHLGAPSMDQHKNTTIVPKQHGGNSEVGFKLILEPRSLLIIKDELYIDYLHSIDEVEADVLCDRICNFESCAFSYKIGDVLKRGKRMSLTIRNVPKTTKMKLKFI; from the exons ATGGATTTTTCCGATTTTATTGTTCGGaag tgtcCTTCGACAGCAatgtatataccaaattttataacGGCAGAAGAGGAGCAACGCATTTTGGAGAACATTGAAAAAACCCCTAAACCAAAATGGACGCAACTACTTAATAGGCGGCTCATAAACTACGGCGGCGTGCCTCATCCTAACGGAATGTTAGCAGAAGAAATCCCAGAGTGGTTACAAGTTTACgtcaataaaattaacaaattaggGGTTTTCGAAACAAAAAAGGCAAATCATGTATTAGTCAATGAATACAAATCGGGCCAAGGAATAATGCCCCACACAGATGGTCCACTTTTTTCACCGATAATAATGACTATATCTTGTGGTTCGCACACAGTTTTGGAGTTTACCAATCGTGAAAAGCATTTGGGTGCACCTTCCATGGATCAACACAAAAATACTACAATTGTGCCAAAACAACACGGTGGTAATAGCGAGGTCGGATTCAAGCTAATACTAGAGCCCCGAAGTTTACTAATTATAAAGGATGAATTGTATATCGATTACTTACATTCCATAGATGAGGTGGAAGCTGATGTACTTTGTGatcgtatatgtaattttgaaaGTTGTGCATTTTCCTATAAGATAGGTGATGTCCTTAAAAGAGGAAAACGCATGTCATTAACTATTCGTAACGTTCCAAAAACAACTAAAATGaaacttaaatttatttaa
- the LOC142225963 gene encoding putative RNA/DNA demethylase ALKBH6 isoform X2 → MYIPNFITAEEEQRILENIEKTPKPKWTQLLNRRLINYGGVPHPNGMLAEEIPEWLQVYVNKINKLGVFETKKANHVLVNEYKSGQGIMPHTDGPLFSPIIMTISCGSHTVLEFTNREKHLGAPSMDQHKNTTIVPKQHGGNSEVGFKLILEPRSLLIIKDELYIDYLHSIDEVEADVLCDRICNFESCAFSYKIGDVLKRGKRMSLTIRNVPKTTKMKLKFI, encoded by the coding sequence atgtatataccaaattttataacGGCAGAAGAGGAGCAACGCATTTTGGAGAACATTGAAAAAACCCCTAAACCAAAATGGACGCAACTACTTAATAGGCGGCTCATAAACTACGGCGGCGTGCCTCATCCTAACGGAATGTTAGCAGAAGAAATCCCAGAGTGGTTACAAGTTTACgtcaataaaattaacaaattaggGGTTTTCGAAACAAAAAAGGCAAATCATGTATTAGTCAATGAATACAAATCGGGCCAAGGAATAATGCCCCACACAGATGGTCCACTTTTTTCACCGATAATAATGACTATATCTTGTGGTTCGCACACAGTTTTGGAGTTTACCAATCGTGAAAAGCATTTGGGTGCACCTTCCATGGATCAACACAAAAATACTACAATTGTGCCAAAACAACACGGTGGTAATAGCGAGGTCGGATTCAAGCTAATACTAGAGCCCCGAAGTTTACTAATTATAAAGGATGAATTGTATATCGATTACTTACATTCCATAGATGAGGTGGAAGCTGATGTACTTTGTGatcgtatatgtaattttgaaaGTTGTGCATTTTCCTATAAGATAGGTGATGTCCTTAAAAGAGGAAAACGCATGTCATTAACTATTCGTAACGTTCCAAAAACAACTAAAATGaaacttaaatttatttaa